The Petrotoga sibirica DSM 13575 genome includes a window with the following:
- a CDS encoding ATP-binding protein, which translates to MNYLNGSRSYRDISPKIYLDASFDNFLALNEHLRKGLTKCRHFVEEKLWEKGVGLILYGGYGTGKSRLGFTVLKEAAVMGCTIGVLDVLRDFENFEGADAAVKRALDSDLIFIDDLGAKGYDWIGQKIRIVIDEVNRNQKSVIISTNLNPKELVNFLEDRTVSRLLEIVPKEGLIYLGEEDFRMKKREEKVAYFEQIR; encoded by the coding sequence ATGAATTATTTGAATGGGAGTAGGAGTTATAGGGATATTTCTCCAAAGATTTACCTTGATGCCTCGTTTGATAATTTTCTTGCACTGAATGAGCATTTGAGGAAGGGTTTAACTAAGTGCCGTCACTTCGTTGAGGAGAAGTTATGGGAGAAGGGTGTTGGTTTGATACTGTATGGAGGATACGGTACGGGGAAGAGTAGGTTAGGTTTTACGGTGTTAAAAGAGGCGGCTGTTATGGGTTGTACTATTGGTGTTTTGGATGTGTTGAGGGATTTTGAGAATTTTGAGGGTGCCGATGCCGCTGTTAAGAGAGCGCTTGATTCTGATTTGATTTTTATAGACGATCTTGGTGCCAAAGGTTATGATTGGATAGGGCAGAAGATAAGAATCGTTATAGACGAGGTCAATAGGAACCAAAAAAGCGTTATAATTTCTACAAACTTGAATCCCAAAGAGCTGGTTAATTTTTTGGAAGATAGAACCGTTTCAAGGTTGCTGGAAATCGTTCCAAAAGAAGGTTTGATTTATTTGGGTGAAGAGGATTTTAGGATGAAAAAGCGAGAAGAGAAGGTGGCTTATTTTGAACAGATCCGTTAA
- a CDS encoding Eco57I restriction-modification methylase domain-containing protein: MNRSVKKMALELKSILQREVINEKDSLTAHKERGLKRPEGGSRKNSLKHPEGGSRKDSLTVDEESVLLDVFLSFIVLRVLQAKGNILTANMRNSLKHPEGVSREDSLIADKDGLESDLLGDYLTGVQLLNRAFDCCYLSDEIKSRITCQTIEKVRDLFQIVKDEDWKKEEIISWSYEYFNEGSPLAGKDLKGKNGVTSQFYTPKWIVDYLVENTLGKCYGENSLTANEEESLKRPERGSRKDSLTAGDEKSLDIEDVKVIDPACGCGNFVIGVYDKLREMYQNKGYDDALIPKLIITKNLYGIDIDENAVEITNLLLRLKALEDGAYEKIETNIVAVPKGNSLTAHKEDSLKRPERGSRKDTLTANEEGQNEYLKKFEKIGSLMRREDVLSLKESGINDERLKKALDILSLKYDIVLTNPPYLDSSDYDFELKRYINEDYSEFKKNLYACFIKKSCELVKKNGFVGMITPQTFMFIGSYEKTRRFILDNFQIERLVHFGLGGVFDNALVDTAMFVLRRAEDSLTAHKENSLKRPEGGSRKDSLTASEEGSLGEYINLTSFNGKDSKKRALFSIWKDSLTAHKEDSLKRPEGGSRKDSLTASEEKKREDYLSKYVFRVDKNVFTKVPRVPFIYWVDSDVVRTFENEPLEKFADARQGIATGDNKRFLRYFWEVRREDIKDGKKWVPYAKGGPYNKWYGNLWRVIAFDEENYNLLSKMGNYLPNRKYYFKKGITYTMTTSKGATFRYLPSGFLFDCKGSSLFFSKDEDIFRFLGLLNSSLFSYLESFIAGSVDLEVGDLKKLPVPQGLFEGSSETQALEALARLNVAIKKQNTEIYPNELHFNEESIDGVSKFYDFIESKNALDTYLLLSEGLIDILIMELYSLKERKFEEIYKTVGIPTAFFPFSNGKGVKGLPPLRELLKDQYLYEFGLNEAELFKIENFIKEAYNNKIRSLISIMPFDEGVTNYHRREPYDNYVERKAEESFQSPISVYNSMSNQDQILAKLAFVRIDNGIQRYLLNADTGFIPFGFSIDEENRLLSSIFDENSLTVNKERSELESIVKKSLRDYIFKDYLKLHEKFYKDRPIVWKLGKRDCGFLVHYHNLNEKTKINILNFLKKRVKETASRHIGKTASRQIRNEKESFKELIKIIESKNFELNIDDGVLRNRELF, encoded by the coding sequence TTGAACAGATCCGTTAAGAAAATGGCTTTGGAGCTTAAGAGTATCCTGCAAAGAGAGGTCATAAATGAAAAAGACAGCCTCACGGCACATAAGGAAAGGGGCCTCAAACGCCCCGAAGGGGGTTCAAGGAAAAATAGCCTCAAGCACCCCGAAGGGGGTTCAAGGAAAGACAGCCTCACGGTAGATGAGGAGAGTGTTTTGTTGGATGTTTTTTTGAGTTTTATTGTCTTAAGAGTTTTACAGGCAAAGGGAAACATCCTCACGGCAAATATGAGAAACAGCCTCAAGCACCCCGAAGGGGTTTCAAGGGAAGACAGCCTCATCGCAGATAAGGATGGTTTGGAATCAGATCTTTTGGGTGATTATCTTACTGGGGTTCAACTTCTGAATAGAGCTTTTGATTGTTGTTATTTAAGTGATGAGATTAAAAGCCGAATTACTTGCCAAACGATAGAAAAAGTCAGAGATTTGTTTCAAATTGTGAAAGATGAAGATTGGAAGAAAGAGGAGATTATTTCTTGGTCTTACGAGTATTTCAACGAAGGCAGCCCCCTCGCAGGTAAGGATTTAAAGGGTAAAAATGGAGTTACTTCACAGTTTTATACACCAAAATGGATTGTGGATTATTTGGTGGAAAATACGTTGGGGAAATGTTACGGAGAAAACAGCCTCACGGCAAATGAGGAAGAAAGCCTCAAACGCCCCGAAAGGGGTTCAAGGAAAGACAGCCTCACGGCAGGTGATGAGAAGAGTTTGGACATTGAGGATGTTAAGGTTATAGACCCGGCTTGTGGATGTGGGAACTTTGTTATAGGGGTTTACGATAAGTTGAGAGAGATGTATCAAAATAAAGGTTACGATGATGCTTTGATTCCAAAACTTATAATTACTAAGAATTTATACGGTATAGATATAGATGAGAACGCTGTTGAAATTACGAATTTGTTGTTGAGATTGAAGGCTTTGGAGGATGGAGCATATGAGAAGATTGAAACAAACATAGTAGCTGTTCCGAAAGGGAACAGCCTCACGGCACATAAGGAAGACAGCCTCAAGCGCCCCGAAAGGGGTTCAAGGAAAGACACCCTCACGGCAAATGAGGAAGGGCAGAATGAGTATTTGAAGAAGTTTGAAAAGATAGGAAGCTTAATGAGAAGAGAGGATGTTTTAAGTTTAAAGGAGTCAGGTATAAACGATGAACGATTGAAGAAAGCTTTAGATATTCTTTCTTTGAAATACGATATTGTTTTGACTAACCCTCCTTATTTAGATTCCTCTGATTATGATTTTGAATTGAAGAGGTACATAAACGAGGATTATAGTGAGTTTAAAAAAAATCTGTACGCCTGCTTTATTAAAAAGAGTTGCGAATTGGTGAAGAAGAATGGATTTGTTGGTATGATTACCCCTCAAACCTTTATGTTTATTGGAAGCTATGAGAAGACAAGAAGGTTCATATTAGATAACTTTCAGATAGAGAGATTGGTTCATTTTGGCCTTGGAGGGGTGTTTGATAACGCTTTAGTGGATACAGCGATGTTTGTTTTGAGAAGAGCTGAAGACAGCCTCACGGCACATAAGGAAAACAGCCTCAAGCGCCCCGAAGGGGGTTCAAGGAAAGACAGCCTCACGGCAAGTGAGGAGGGGAGTTTGGGTGAATATATAAACTTGACCTCTTTTAACGGGAAAGATTCTAAGAAACGGGCTTTATTTTCTATTTGGAAAGACAGCCTCACGGCACATAAGGAAGACAGCCTCAAGCGCCCCGAAGGGGGTTCAAGGAAAGACAGCCTCACGGCAAGTGAGGAAAAGAAGCGAGAGGATTATCTTTCTAAGTATGTTTTTAGGGTTGATAAGAACGTTTTTACAAAGGTTCCGAGGGTTCCTTTCATTTATTGGGTGGATTCAGACGTTGTACGTACCTTTGAAAACGAGCCTTTGGAGAAGTTCGCTGATGCACGACAGGGGATAGCTACTGGTGATAACAAAAGGTTTTTGAGGTACTTTTGGGAAGTTAGAAGAGAAGATATTAAAGATGGAAAGAAATGGGTCCCATATGCCAAAGGTGGACCTTACAATAAATGGTATGGCAATTTGTGGCGGGTTATAGCCTTCGATGAAGAGAATTATAATCTATTGTCAAAAATGGGGAACTATCTTCCAAATAGAAAGTACTATTTCAAAAAGGGGATAACTTACACGATGACAACCTCGAAAGGGGCAACTTTTAGATATCTCCCTTCTGGGTTCTTGTTCGATTGTAAGGGTAGTAGTTTGTTTTTTTCAAAAGATGAAGATATCTTTAGGTTTTTGGGCTTGCTCAATAGTAGTTTGTTTTCTTACTTGGAGAGTTTTATAGCAGGAAGCGTGGATTTGGAGGTTGGGGATTTGAAAAAGCTTCCCGTTCCACAAGGTTTGTTTGAGGGTTCTTCTGAGACTCAGGCGTTAGAAGCGCTTGCTAGATTGAACGTAGCGATTAAAAAGCAGAATACCGAGATATATCCAAACGAACTGCACTTCAACGAGGAGAGTATCGATGGTGTTTCTAAGTTTTATGATTTCATAGAGAGTAAAAACGCTCTTGATACCTATCTGCTTCTTTCTGAAGGTTTGATAGATATACTCATAATGGAGTTGTACAGTTTGAAAGAAAGAAAATTTGAGGAGATTTATAAAACAGTGGGGATTCCTACGGCCTTTTTCCCTTTTTCTAACGGTAAAGGTGTAAAGGGTTTGCCCCCATTAAGAGAACTATTGAAAGACCAGTATCTTTATGAATTTGGTTTGAATGAAGCTGAACTTTTCAAAATAGAAAATTTTATTAAGGAGGCTTATAATAATAAAATCAGGTCTTTAATTTCCATTATGCCTTTTGATGAAGGTGTAACCAACTATCATCGAAGAGAGCCATACGATAACTATGTGGAAAGAAAAGCAGAAGAAAGTTTTCAAAGTCCTATTTCCGTCTACAACAGTATGAGTAACCAAGATCAGATTTTAGCAAAATTAGCTTTTGTAAGAATAGATAACGGTATCCAAAGGTATCTTTTGAATGCGGATACGGGTTTTATCCCCTTTGGATTTTCAATCGATGAAGAAAATAGATTGTTATCCTCAATATTCGATGAAAACAGCCTCACGGTAAATAAGGAGCGTTCTGAATTAGAGAGTATTGTGAAGAAAAGTTTGAGGGATTATATCTTTAAAGATTACCTAAAACTTCATGAAAAGTTTTATAAAGATAGGCCTATCGTTTGGAAATTGGGAAAGAGAGATTGTGGTTTTTTAGTTCATTATCATAACTTGAACGAAAAAACGAAGATCAATATCTTGAACTTTTTGAAAAAGAGGGTAAAAGAAACAGCCTCACGGCACATAGGGAAGACAGCCTCACGGCAAATAAGGAATGAAAAGGAAAGTTTCAAGGAATTGATAAAGATAATAGAGTCGAAGAATTTTGAATTGAACATAGATGATGGAGTTTTGAGAAATAGAGAGCTTTTTTAG